In the genome of Globicephala melas chromosome 3, mGloMel1.2, whole genome shotgun sequence, one region contains:
- the IL17B gene encoding interleukin-17B, translating into MDWPHNLLFLLTISIFLGLGQPRNPKGKRKGQGRPGTLAPGPHQVPLDLVSQAKPYARMEEYERNLGEMVAQLRNSSEPARRKCEVNLQLWLSNKRSLSPWGYSINHDPSRIPADLPEARCLCLGCVNPFTMQEDRSMVSVPVFSQVPVRRRLCPLPPRTGPCRQRAVMETIAVGCTCIF; encoded by the exons ATGGACTGGCCACACAACCTG CTATTCCTTCTCACCATCTCCATCTTCCTGGGGCTGGGCCAGCCCAGGAACCCCAAAGGCAAGAGGAAGGGGCAAGGGCGGCCTGGGACCCTGGCCCCTGGGCCTCACCAGGTGCCGCTGGACCTCGTGTCCCAGGCAAAGCCATATGCCCGCATGGAGGAATATGAGAGGAACCTGGGGGAGATGGTGGCCCAGCTGAGGAACAGCTCCGAGCCGGCCAGGAGGAAGTGTGAGGTCAACCTGCAGCTGTGGCTGTCCAACAAGAGGAGCCTGTCACCCTGGGGCTACAG CATCAACCATGACCCTAGCCGCATTCCTGCAGACCTGCCGGAGGCACGGTGCCTATGTCTGGGCTGCGTGAACCCCTTCACCATGCAGGAGGACCGCAGCATGGTGAGCGTGCCCGTGTTCAGCCAGGTGCCTGTGCGTCGTCGCCTCTGCCCGCTGCCGCCACGCACCGGGCCCTGCCGCCAGCGCGCAGTCATGGAGACCATCGCCGTGGGCTGCACCTGCATCTTCTGA